A single window of Jaculus jaculus isolate mJacJac1 chromosome 14, mJacJac1.mat.Y.cur, whole genome shotgun sequence DNA harbors:
- the Znf428 gene encoding zinc finger protein 428 isoform X1, protein MTETREPAETGGYASLEEDDEDLSPGPERSSDSEYTLSEPDSEEEEDEEEEEEETTDDPEYDPGYKVKQRLGGGRGGLSRRAPRAAQPAGPPTQPCQLCGRSPLGEVPPGTPPCRLCCPATAPQEAPATEGRAVGEEEDDPPCCGEGRPAGQEGDEEEEEGGAYHCTECEDSFDNLGELHGHFMLHARGEV, encoded by the exons ATGACGGAGACCCGGGAGCCTGCTGAGACTGGAGGCTACGCCAGCTTGGAGGAAGACGATGAGGACCTCTCTCCAG GCCCGGAGCGGTCCTCTGACTCCGAATACACTCTTTCAGAGCCGGACTctgaagaggaagaagatgaagaggaggaggaagaggagaccaCAGATGACCCCGAATATGACCCTGGCTACAAGGTGAAGCAGCGCCTGGGTGGGGGTCGGGGAGGCCTGTCCCGCCGGGCCCCACGAGCTGCCCAGCCCGCAGGCCCACCCACCCAGCCCTGCCAACTCTGTGGCCGCTCACCACTGGGAGAGGTCCCTCCGGGCACCCCACCTTGCCGGCTCTGTTGCCCTGCTACAGCCCCCCAGGAAGCTCCGGCCACCGAAGGCAGGGCTGTTGGGGAGGAAGAAGATGATCCACCATGCTGTGGGGAGGGCCGGCCAGCAGGGCAGGAgggggacgaggaggaggaggaggggggcgCCTACCACTGTACGGAGTGTGAGGACTCCTTCGACAACCTTGGGGAGCTGCATGGCCACTTCATGCTGCACGCCCGGGGAGAAGTGTAG
- the Znf428 gene encoding zinc finger protein 428 isoform X2: protein MTETREPAETGGYASLEEDDEDLSPEPDSEEEEDEEEEEEETTDDPEYDPGYKVKQRLGGGRGGLSRRAPRAAQPAGPPTQPCQLCGRSPLGEVPPGTPPCRLCCPATAPQEAPATEGRAVGEEEDDPPCCGEGRPAGQEGDEEEEEGGAYHCTECEDSFDNLGELHGHFMLHARGEV from the exons ATGACGGAGACCCGGGAGCCTGCTGAGACTGGAGGCTACGCCAGCTTGGAGGAAGACGATGAGGACCTCTCTCCAG AGCCGGACTctgaagaggaagaagatgaagaggaggaggaagaggagaccaCAGATGACCCCGAATATGACCCTGGCTACAAGGTGAAGCAGCGCCTGGGTGGGGGTCGGGGAGGCCTGTCCCGCCGGGCCCCACGAGCTGCCCAGCCCGCAGGCCCACCCACCCAGCCCTGCCAACTCTGTGGCCGCTCACCACTGGGAGAGGTCCCTCCGGGCACCCCACCTTGCCGGCTCTGTTGCCCTGCTACAGCCCCCCAGGAAGCTCCGGCCACCGAAGGCAGGGCTGTTGGGGAGGAAGAAGATGATCCACCATGCTGTGGGGAGGGCCGGCCAGCAGGGCAGGAgggggacgaggaggaggaggaggggggcgCCTACCACTGTACGGAGTGTGAGGACTCCTTCGACAACCTTGGGGAGCTGCATGGCCACTTCATGCTGCACGCCCGGGGAGAAGTGTAG
- the Znf576 gene encoding LOW QUALITY PROTEIN: zinc finger protein 576 (The sequence of the model RefSeq protein was modified relative to this genomic sequence to represent the inferred CDS: inserted 3 bases in 2 codons) — MVGLQRGLGDAFWPPAPHPSGLQLPQCTGRLITFADSKFQEGPLQRXAGSFPSSKALITHQHGHRPAPAAKPSTPGVPTKAQPTFXCPDCGKTFEWAASSLRWHQWVHKAHATPAPFTCTECGQDFAREAWLHQHYIYCAREEL; from the exons ATGGTGGGGCTCCAGAGAGGTCTTGGAGATGCCTTCTGGCCTCCTGCCCCACATCCCTCGGGACTACAGCTCCCACAGTGCACTGGCCGCCTCATCACCTTCGCTGACTCCAAGTTCCAGGAGGGGCCTCTTCAGCG TGCgggctccttcccctcctccaagGCCCTGATCACCCATCAGCACGGCCACCGTCCAGCCCCAGCCGCCAAGCCCTCCACGCCAGGTGTGCCCACCAAGGCCCAGCCTACCT AGTGCCCTGACTGTGGCAAGACCTTTGAGTGGGCCGCTTCTTCTCTGAGGTGGCACCAGTGGGTTCATAAGGCCCATGCCACCCCTGCCCCCTTTACCTGCACTGAATGTGGTCAGGACTTTGCCCGAGAAGCCTGGCTCCATCAACACTACATCTACTGTGCTAGGGAGGAGCTCTGA
- the Irgq gene encoding immunity-related GTPase family Q protein encodes MPPPRGDVTVLFLGPPGSGKSAVIAALCDKNVDTVEIPDPSRPDTGIPSLRTAGPGLFLGELSCPPAAPGPWAAEANVLVLVLREPESDGQPLAPALAEAARAALARGTPLLAVRNVPPGDSLNDSQARQQTKALLDSEGLAAAPLFVLPADCGSRDCCEELERLRTVLRSQAEALQRHLPPAQDGFEVLGAAELEAVREAFETGGLEAALSWVRAGLERLGSARLDLAVAGRADMGMVLDILLGLDTDDRGAAPTKAPAGPTPFPAPERPNVVLWAVPLGPTATCPATTSHPTHYDALILVTPGVPTAEDWAQGRALVSPDAPLAGVRTDGQGEDPPESLEEEDKLEKASGEGGGFQEGKNCGAGSKAGGGDLPPVVGSAKKADGGETGRTAACSPEDETWEVLEETPPPVFPLRLHGLPGLATWLRRALPPAQAGALLLALPPASPREARRKAAALRAGAWRPALLASLAAAAAPVPGLGWACDVALLRGQLAEWRRALGLEPAAVARRERALGLAPGTLAERARFPGPVTRAEVEARLGSWAGEGTAGGAALGALSFLWPAGGAAATGGLGYRAAHGVLLQALDEMLADAQVILTPP; translated from the exons ATGCCTCCCCCGCGAGGTGACGTGACCGTCTTGTTCCTGGGGCCTCCAGGCTCCGGGAAGTCGGCTGTGATCGCCGCCCTGTGCGACAAGAACGTGGACACCGTCGAGATCCCCGATCCCTCACGGCCGGACACCGGGATCCCCAGCCTCAGAACTGCTGGTCCTGGCCTGTTTCTGGGTGAACTGAGCTGCCCACCCGCAGCTCCTGGGCCCTGGGCGGCCGAGGCCAACGTGCTGGTACTGGTGCTGCGGGAACCTGAGAGCGATGGCCAGCCTTTGGCCCCAGCGTTGGCAGAGGCAGCGAGGGCCGCCCTGGCCAGAGGGACCCCGCTGCTGGCTGTGCGGAACGTCCCTCCTGGGGATTCACTGAATGACAGCCAGGCCCGTCAGCAGACCAAGGCCTTGCTGGACAGCGAGGGGCTGGCAGCTGCGCCCCTCTTTGTGCTGCCGGCCGACTGCGGTAGCCGAGACTGCTGCGAGGAGCTGGAGCGCCTGCGGACGGTGCTGCGGAGCCAGGCGGAGGCGCTGCAGAG GCACCTACCCCCGGCCCAGGATGGCTTCGAGGTGCTGGGCGCAGCCGAGCTGGAAGCTGTGCGCGAAGCCTTTGAGACCGGTGGTCTGGAGGCGGCGCTGTCGTGGGTGCGCGCTGGCCTGGAGCGCCTGGGCAGTGCGCGGCTGGATCTGGCTGTGGCTGGCCGAGCGGACATGGGCATGGTGCTGGACATACTTTTAGGACTGGATACTGACGATCGAGGTGCTGCGCCTACTAAGGCGCCCGCGGGACCCACCCCGTTCCCAGCTCCGGAGCGCCCCAATGTGGTACTCTGGGCCGTCCCTCTGGGCCCCACGGCCACTTGTCCTGCCACAACCTCTCACCCGACCCACTACGATGCCCTCATCCTCGTCACGCCCGGGGTCCCCACGGCCGAGGACTGGGCTCAGGGACGCGCTTTGGTGTCACCTGATGCGCCCCTAGCCGGCGTGCGAACCGATGGCCAGGGCGAGGATCCCCCGGAATCCCTGGAAGAAGAGGACAAGTTGGAGAAGGCtagtggagaaggaggaggatttcAGGAGGGAAAAAACTGTGGCGCCGGATCGAAAGCAGGCGGCGGGGATTTGCCACCGGTTGTGGGCAGCGCTAAGAAAGCTGATGGTGGGGAGACGGGGCGCACGGCCGCGTGCAGCCCCGAGGACGAGACGTGGGAGGTGCTGGAGGAGACGCCGCCGCCCGTGTTCCCCCTACGGCTGCACGGCCTCCCTGGACTGGCCACTTGGCTGCGCCGCGCGCTGCCCCCGGCCCAGGCCGGAGCCCTGCTGCTGGCGCTGCCCCCGGCGTCTCCCCGCGAAGCCCGGAGGAAAGCCGCGGCGTTGCGGGCCGGGGCCTGGAGGCCGGCTCTACTGGCCAGCTTGGCGGCCGCCGCCGCCCCTGTACCCGGCCTGGGCTGGGCTTGCGACGTGGCCCTTCTCCGCGGGCAGCTGGCCGAGTGGCGGCGGGCGCTGGGGCTCGAACCGGCGGCCGTTGCGCGGCGCGAGCGCGCCCTGGGCCTGGCTCCGGGGACGCTAGCCGAGCGCGCGCGCTTCCCGGGCCCCGTGACGCGCGCGGAGGTGGAAGCCCGGCTGGGATCCTGGGCGGGCGAGGGCACGGCGGGCGGGGCGGCCCTGGGCGCGCTGTCCTTCCTGTGGCCCGCGGGTGGTGCCGCGGCCACAGGCGGGCTGGGGTACCGGGCCGCCCACGGCGTCCTGCTGCAGGCCTTGGACGAGATGTTAGCTGATGCCCAGGTCATATTGACACCCCCCTGA